From one Mytilus edulis chromosome 1, xbMytEdul2.2, whole genome shotgun sequence genomic stretch:
- the LOC139502884 gene encoding uncharacterized protein — MEKRVQEVEDRNSKIEDSVEEMSKIVNSAFDKYTDNSEQIEILNKAIKALQNTKDNRKLDEVHVSKLRSLEEDVVEMKWRSMQNNLIFSGLRYQPDEDTELKIRDFINKELGIYNTLSFGNVHRFGKKDRNGIRPIVARFTSRRDLEYVLKCAYRLKGTDYGIKEQFPKEIELKRKELYPILKQAKKDNNKAVLVRDRLYINGELYKPQPNISNTQGREFRDSLIDRPTHSQIPVNSGPPVPPRPYKRSRINSDEIENTQ, encoded by the coding sequence ATGGAAAAGCGTGTTCAGGAAGTCGAAGACCGGAACAGCAAAATAGAGGACAGCGTCGAGGAGATGAGTAAAATCGTTAACTCGGCCTTCGATAAATATACTGACAACTCGGAGCAAATCGAAATTTTAAATAAAGCCATAAAAGCTCTTCAAAATACCAAAGATAATCGGAAACTCGATGAAGTACATGTCTCCAAATTGCGATCTCttgaagaagatgtggtagaaATGAAATGGAGATCTAtgcaaaataatttaatattcagTGGACTAAGATATCAACCAGACGAGGATACGGAATTAAAAATACGAGATTTCATCAACAAAGAGCTTGGCATATACAACACTTTATCCTTTGGAAATGTCCATCGATTCGGGAAAAAAGACCGAAACGGTATTAGACCTATAGTAGCTCGCTTCACATCCAGACGAGATCTTGAGTATGTCTTGAAATGCGCGTACAGATTGAAAGGTACCGATTACGGGATAAAGGAACAATTTCCCAAAGAAATAGAATTAAAACGCAAAGAACTTTATCCTATACTAAAACAGGCCAAAAAGGACAATAACAAAGCGGTTCTAGTACGAGATCGATTATATATCAACGGAGAACTCTACAAACCGcaaccaaatatttcaaacactCAAGGAAGGGAATTTAGAGATAGCCTTATTGATAGACCAACACACTCTCAGATTCCAGTGAATAGTGGCCCTCCAGTTCCACCAAGGCCCTATAAACGTTCACGAATAAATTCTGACGAGATAGAAAATACTCAATAA